In one Silene latifolia isolate original U9 population chromosome 10, ASM4854445v1, whole genome shotgun sequence genomic region, the following are encoded:
- the LOC141606972 gene encoding uncharacterized protein LOC141606972 produces MNCLSLNCRGLGNPDAVGGLRNLIRREAPAMIFLCETKLSSREMIRLINRVDGYTGVAVDSVGRSGGLAFLWKEGVSCVMRATAVHFMDFDVELDGLKWRITGFYGWPTVQDMHLSWQLLRMLAGEGSGPWLCVGDFIEILYSTEMKRSSRAQWQMNNFRDAVDEAGIRDLPMEGYAFTFDNRHVGEDNRQSRIDRAMANEAWFDLFPYARVLHLNREWSNHCPIKVVGDRRVGREGRGDRMFRFEHIWVGEEGREEAVRRGWSRGGGDFTECLDWCARELVEWKGVSIRKILKSLVRKRERLKVLNEGDRSLGRVQERKRVVMEIAALLRQEEKFWRQRSRAIWLRDGDRNSKFFHRVASERRKKNFISKVSDDQGNVFEGTEAVSRCVVAYFGEFFGSGSPAGFDDILAVVEGRVTGEMNAGLA; encoded by the coding sequence atgaatTGCTTGAGCCTTAACTGCAGGGGGCTGGGCAACCCCGATGCAGTAGGCGGTCTTCGGAACCTTATCCGACGGGAGGCCCCGGCTATGATATTTCTCTGCGAAACGAAGTTGAGTAGTCGTGAAATGATTAGGTTAATAAATAGGGTGGATGGATATACGGGCGTGGCTGTAGATAGTGTGGGTCGTTCGGGTGGTCTTGCTTTTTTGTGGAAAGAAGGGGTGTCGTGTGTCATGAGGGCTACTGCGGTCCATTTTATGGACTTCGATGTTGAGCTGGATGGTTTAAAGTGGCGGATTACAGGATTTTATGGGTGGCCGACTGTTCAAGATATGCATTTATCATGGCAGCTGTTGCGGATGTTGGCTGGGGAGGGGAGTGGCCCATGGTTGTGTGTGGGTGATTTCATTGAGATTTTGTACTCTACTGAGATGAAAAGGTCTTCAAGAGCGCAGTGGCAGATGAATAATTTTCGAGATGCTGTGGATGAGGCGGGTATTCGGGATCTTCCTATGGAAGGCTATGCATTTACGTTTGATAATAGACATGTCGGAGAGGATAACAGACAATCTCGAATTGATAGGGCTATGGCTAACGAGGCATGGTTTGACCTTTTCCCTTATGCTCGAGTGCTACATCTTAATAGGGAATGGTCAAATCACTGTCCGATTAAGGTTGTGGGAGATAGGCGGGTGGGGCGAGAGGGCCGTGGTGATAGGATGTTTAGATTTGAGCATATATGGGTAGGTGAGGAGGGGCGTGAGGAGGCTGTTAGACGGGGGTGGAGTAGAGGGGGCGGTGATTTTACGGAGTGTCTTGATTGGTGTGCTAGGGAGTTGGTGGAGTGGAAGGGAGTCAGTATAAGGAAGATCCTCAAGAGCCTAGTTAGGAAGAGGGAGCGATTGAAGGTGCTAAATGAGGGTGACAGGAGCTTAGGGCGTGTTCAGGAAAGGAAGCGGGTGGTGATGGAGATAGCGGCTCTCTTGCGTCAGGAGGAGAAGTTTTGGCGCCAGCGTTCTCGGGCTATTTGGTTGCGTGATGGGGATAGGAATTCCAAATTTTTCCATAGGGTGGCTAgtgagaggaggaagaagaattTTATTTCAAAGGTTAGTGATGATCAGGGGAATGTTTTTGAGGGTACTGAGGCTGTTTCAAGATGTGTTGTAGCTTACTTTGGCGAGTTTTTCGGTTCAGGGTCACCGGCGGGTTTTGATGATATCTTGGCGGTGGTGGAGGGTCGGGTCACGGGAGAGATGAATGCGGGGTTGGCATAA